From the Quadrisphaera sp. RL12-1S genome, one window contains:
- a CDS encoding MATE family efflux transporter, protein MTSPTPPLVVPPTRRQQVVKLLGRAGWTTGDQVLVSLTNMALSVLVARSLSQEGWGAFSVAFAVYSLVIGGSRALINQPLVVRYTGEGDDRFFEAARASAGAGILLGAAAGLVTAVVGLLTTGVSGLSLIVIGILLPGLLLQDLWRLAFIAEGRPARSVSIDAVWAVTQLAVAAAIIATGNASATALLLAWGLTALLSGLVGGRLFGGGPRLRSALPWMAQQKDLVKYYLASFLSVLGANQATILLIGAIGSPVIVGELRGAQVVLGPLNLIGYALAAFATPEIARRNLRGRKALAVGLALSAVMVIAQLGYGLVMLSIPNSWGELAFKANWDGARGVLGASLVGLVAIGAGFGASTLLVALGFAKQTFWTNLVLGPALMGFGLLGLHLGGAYGAALGLSLAQCVVTPIQWIMVIRLMRRHGSGDDLAASEAATA, encoded by the coding sequence GTGACCTCCCCCACCCCTCCGCTCGTGGTGCCGCCCACGCGCCGCCAGCAGGTGGTCAAGCTGCTCGGCCGCGCCGGCTGGACCACCGGCGACCAGGTGCTGGTCAGCCTCACCAACATGGCGCTGAGCGTGCTGGTCGCACGCTCGCTGAGCCAGGAGGGCTGGGGCGCCTTCTCGGTGGCCTTCGCCGTGTACTCGCTCGTCATCGGTGGCAGCCGGGCGCTGATCAACCAGCCGCTCGTCGTCCGCTACACCGGCGAGGGCGACGACCGCTTCTTCGAAGCAGCTCGTGCCAGTGCAGGAGCCGGCATCCTCCTCGGCGCCGCCGCGGGCCTCGTGACCGCCGTCGTGGGGCTGCTCACCACCGGCGTCTCCGGTCTGTCCCTCATCGTCATCGGCATCCTCCTGCCCGGCCTGCTCCTCCAGGACCTGTGGCGGCTCGCCTTCATCGCCGAAGGACGTCCGGCTCGCTCCGTCAGCATCGACGCCGTCTGGGCTGTGACCCAGCTCGCCGTCGCGGCGGCCATCATCGCCACGGGCAACGCCAGCGCCACGGCGCTCCTGCTCGCCTGGGGCCTCACCGCTCTGCTCTCCGGCCTCGTCGGAGGACGCCTGTTCGGAGGTGGCCCACGACTGCGCTCGGCGCTGCCGTGGATGGCCCAGCAGAAGGACCTGGTCAAGTATTACCTGGCCAGCTTCCTGTCCGTCCTCGGCGCGAACCAGGCGACCATCCTGCTCATCGGAGCGATCGGGTCGCCGGTCATCGTCGGCGAGCTGCGGGGCGCGCAGGTCGTGCTGGGACCGCTCAACCTCATCGGGTACGCGCTCGCGGCGTTCGCCACTCCCGAGATCGCTCGGCGCAACCTCAGGGGCCGCAAGGCGCTAGCGGTGGGTCTCGCCCTCTCGGCGGTCATGGTGATTGCTCAGCTCGGCTACGGCCTGGTCATGCTCTCGATCCCCAACAGCTGGGGAGAGCTCGCCTTCAAAGCCAACTGGGACGGTGCCCGCGGGGTGCTGGGCGCCTCACTGGTCGGCCTCGTGGCCATCGGCGCGGGCTTCGGGGCGAGCACTCTGCTGGTGGCCCTGGGCTTCGCCAAGCAGACCTTCTGGACCAACCTCGTGCTCGGTCCGGCCCTCATGGGCTTCGGGCTGCTGGGCCTGCACCTTGGTGGCGCGTACGGCGCGGCCCTGGGGCTGTCGCTGGCCCAGTGCGTGGTCACACCCATTCAGTGGATCATGGTGATCCGCCTGATGCGCCGGCACGGCTCGGGCGACGACCTCGCCGCTTCCGAGGCCGCCACCGCCTGA
- a CDS encoding phosphomannose isomerase type II C-terminal cupin domain translates to MSTPTAESLEADRRDAVFVAERPWGQFQQFVLNQVCTVKVITVEAGHRLSLQKHGERDEMWQVLDVPLDVQVGDKQWTAEVGEIVYTPAGSLHRLGNSGTRTGRILEIAFGRFDEGDIERLHDDYARPEVDA, encoded by the coding sequence ATGAGCACGCCCACCGCCGAGTCCCTCGAGGCGGACCGCCGCGACGCCGTCTTCGTCGCCGAGCGGCCCTGGGGCCAGTTCCAGCAGTTCGTGCTCAACCAGGTCTGCACCGTCAAGGTCATCACCGTGGAGGCGGGCCACCGGCTGTCGCTGCAGAAGCACGGCGAGCGCGACGAGATGTGGCAGGTCCTCGACGTCCCCCTCGACGTCCAGGTCGGCGACAAGCAGTGGACCGCCGAGGTCGGGGAGATCGTCTACACCCCCGCCGGCTCCCTGCACCGCCTGGGCAACTCCGGCACCCGGACCGGGCGCATCCTCGAGATCGCCTTCGGCCGGTTCGACGAGGGCGACATCGAGCGCCTCCACGACGACTACGCGCGCCCCGAGGTCGACGCCTGA
- a CDS encoding glycosyltransferase, protein MRHPGGGPAPPRTTQHHPAPPSTAPHHPDRGAILRSTVVAKFLPWPPNSGDKRRTLGVCRALLERGPVTVVAFSGADEDAAGLRAQGFEVVTAPWRRHPVDLALGLARSGSLSSARFYDRALERLALSLPAADLLVVEHVQLLPLARRLRGAVRVLDMHNVESVLAQRVAATTTGLKKLVWAVEARALRRVEAGRHADVVAVTSAVDEQALARVARHERVVVVPNAWDEPAPLPPAVDPVVSFVALMSWTPNVEAAVWFTREVWPLVLQRVPQARLQLVGRNPAPAVQALAGESVVVTGTVDSLEPWYSATRVAVAPLLAGGGSRLKILEALAAARPLVATTVGAEGLEDLVGRGVLVADDPADLAREVADLLLDPERAAALGAAGAHAVGTDHSWRAAVAPLTAAVDALGRGPVRE, encoded by the coding sequence GTGCGCCACCCTGGGGGAGGACCAGCACCACCCCGCACCACCCAGCACCACCCAGCACCACCCAGCACGGCCCCGCACCACCCCGACCGAGGAGCGATCCTGCGCAGCACCGTCGTCGCCAAGTTCCTGCCGTGGCCGCCGAACAGCGGTGACAAGCGGCGCACCCTCGGCGTGTGCCGGGCGCTGCTCGAGCGCGGACCCGTCACCGTGGTGGCCTTCAGCGGCGCCGACGAGGACGCCGCGGGGCTGCGCGCGCAGGGCTTCGAGGTGGTCACCGCGCCCTGGCGGCGCCACCCGGTGGACCTGGCGCTCGGGCTGGCCCGCAGCGGGTCGCTGAGCTCGGCGCGCTTCTACGACCGCGCCCTGGAGCGCCTCGCGCTGTCGCTGCCCGCCGCCGACCTCCTCGTGGTGGAGCACGTGCAGCTGCTGCCGCTCGCGCGGCGCCTGCGCGGAGCGGTGCGCGTGCTCGACATGCACAACGTGGAGTCGGTGCTCGCGCAGCGGGTGGCCGCCACGACGACGGGCCTCAAGAAGCTCGTCTGGGCCGTCGAGGCCCGCGCGCTGCGCCGCGTCGAGGCCGGGCGCCACGCGGACGTCGTCGCGGTCACCAGCGCCGTCGACGAGCAGGCGCTGGCGCGGGTCGCGCGCCACGAGCGCGTCGTCGTCGTCCCCAACGCCTGGGACGAGCCGGCCCCGCTGCCGCCGGCGGTGGACCCGGTGGTGAGCTTCGTGGCCCTCATGAGCTGGACCCCCAACGTCGAGGCCGCGGTCTGGTTCACCCGCGAGGTCTGGCCCCTGGTGCTCCAGCGGGTCCCGCAGGCGCGGCTGCAGCTGGTGGGGCGCAACCCCGCGCCCGCGGTGCAGGCACTGGCGGGGGAGTCCGTGGTGGTCACCGGCACCGTCGACAGCCTGGAGCCCTGGTACTCGGCCACGCGCGTGGCCGTCGCCCCGCTGCTCGCCGGCGGCGGGTCGCGCCTGAAGATCCTCGAGGCGCTCGCCGCGGCCCGTCCGCTGGTCGCCACGACCGTGGGCGCGGAGGGCCTGGAGGACCTGGTGGGTCGCGGCGTGCTGGTGGCCGACGACCCCGCCGACCTCGCCCGCGAGGTGGCCGACCTGCTGCTCGACCCCGAGCGCGCAGCGGCGCTGGGCGCGGCCGGGGCGCACGCGGTGGGCACCGACCACAGCTGGCGCGCGGCCGTGGCGCCGCTCACCGCGGCCGTCGACGCGCTCGGCCGGGGGCCCGTCCGGGAGTAG
- the eno gene encoding phosphopyruvate hydratase yields the protein MASIEAVGAREILDSRGNPTVEVEVALDDGTIGRAAVPSGASTGAFEAVEKRDGGSRYGGKGVEGAVSAVLDTIGPEVVGFEASEQRLLDQAMIDLDGTDNKGALGANAILGVSLAVARAAAESASLPLFRYVGGPNAHTLPVPMMNIINGGAHATTGVDVQEFMIAPIGAPTFREALRQGAEVYASLKSVLKKQGLPTGLGDEGGFAPDLPGTAAALDLIAQAVEATGLSLGTDVALALDVAATEFHEGGTYTFEKQGRTSEQMIEFYAKLVEDYPLVSIEDPLDESDWEGWTAITSALGSRVQLVGDDLFVTNPARLQRGIESGAANALLVKVNQIGTLTETLDAVALAHRSGYRCMMSHRSGETEDTTIADLAVATDCGQIKTGAPARSERVAKYNQLLRIEEELDDAARYAGRSAFPRFSA from the coding sequence GTGGCCAGCATCGAGGCCGTCGGCGCCCGCGAGATCCTCGACTCGCGAGGCAACCCCACCGTCGAGGTCGAGGTCGCCCTCGACGACGGCACCATCGGCCGCGCGGCGGTGCCCTCGGGCGCCTCCACCGGCGCGTTCGAGGCCGTCGAGAAGCGCGACGGCGGCAGCCGCTACGGCGGCAAGGGCGTCGAGGGCGCGGTCTCCGCCGTCCTCGACACCATCGGCCCGGAGGTCGTCGGGTTCGAGGCGTCCGAGCAGCGCCTGCTCGACCAGGCCATGATCGACCTGGACGGCACCGACAACAAGGGCGCCCTCGGGGCGAACGCCATCCTCGGCGTCTCCCTCGCCGTGGCCCGTGCGGCCGCCGAGTCGGCCTCGCTGCCGCTGTTCCGCTACGTCGGCGGCCCCAACGCCCACACCCTGCCCGTGCCGATGATGAACATCATCAACGGCGGCGCCCACGCCACCACCGGTGTGGACGTGCAGGAGTTCATGATCGCGCCGATCGGCGCGCCGACCTTCCGCGAGGCGCTGCGCCAGGGCGCCGAGGTCTACGCCTCCCTGAAGTCCGTGCTGAAGAAGCAGGGCCTGCCCACCGGCCTGGGCGACGAGGGCGGCTTCGCCCCCGACCTGCCGGGCACCGCGGCCGCGCTCGACCTCATCGCGCAGGCCGTCGAGGCCACGGGGCTTTCGCTGGGCACCGACGTGGCGCTCGCGCTGGACGTCGCCGCCACCGAGTTCCACGAGGGCGGCACGTACACGTTCGAGAAGCAGGGCCGCACCAGCGAGCAGATGATCGAGTTCTACGCGAAGCTCGTCGAGGACTACCCCCTCGTCAGCATCGAGGACCCGCTGGACGAGTCCGACTGGGAGGGCTGGACGGCCATCACGTCCGCGCTCGGCTCCCGCGTGCAGCTGGTCGGCGACGACCTGTTCGTCACCAACCCCGCCCGCCTGCAGCGCGGCATCGAGAGCGGCGCCGCGAACGCGCTGCTGGTGAAGGTCAACCAGATCGGCACCCTCACCGAGACCCTCGACGCCGTGGCCCTGGCCCACCGCAGCGGCTACCGCTGCATGATGAGCCACCGCTCGGGCGAGACCGAGGACACCACCATCGCCGACCTGGCCGTCGCCACCGACTGCGGCCAGATCAAGACCGGTGCGCCCGCCCGCTCCGAGCGCGTGGCCAAGTACAACCAGCTGCTCCGCATCGAGGAGGAGCTGGACGACGCAGCCCGCTACGCCGGCCGCAGCGCCTTCCCGCGCTTCAGCGCCTGA
- a CDS encoding cell wall-binding repeat-containing protein: protein MSTHRADGATGRRARPPRRRRRLAWASAVSLTVATAVAATLVTHGGGDLPGVAGVVGAATGAVNSDAGSGLPAVGTLGATEQVAVVTTDNGVKRVTGDDRVATAIAVSRDRFPSGFPTAVLASADDFADALAGSALADAVGAPLLLSGRAGLDPRVAAELRDHLAKGGSVYVLGGPKALAPATDDAVTASGGEPVRLAGKDRYATAAVIASQVAEESPTGQCDALLVTGQSFPDGAAASGVVTAHRPLLYTMGDAMPFATRAALAACTKAGSTATAVGGPAAKAAQSADLPAGVELESVVGKDRFETSAKLMQLAVSGEQAAAAKVETTRDAEAGDASELADDDAPADGGQAPAAASPSASASSSSSPSSSASASASDPGQQDAQYAASVRADASTGPVVLASGADYADALVGGTYHRPVLLTEASTLPDSVADAIHAASSDVRGVLVVGGQRAVSDVTADDAAQIASGVAPAAVKAKRPAASPSASATASPSSSASPSTSSAGTPSASAPAGAPAGAGGGGGGAITGAGAGQWFSGASGTGVSDGSFAKWRGSDLGIVGTWSDNNSAMVEAWAMQPGQEFGSWQGNIDIAVGAIGGGETWQAASTGAYDARWRQSLTKMKTLWGNKPGTVYIRFAHEMNGNWYDWSVNSGNKDAFVASWKRYRALQQEIFPKSKLVFSVNRESVNSGFNWTQSFPGKQYVDVLGVDYYNQYPYAANLQDFNGALGAKDGYGAPKGLQAHLDFARSVGLPLSVNEWSGISENGDSPGFIQGMHDFFAKNAGSGPGQLLYEVQFNCDMGGGKFMLYKGGNMPQSAAMYQKLF, encoded by the coding sequence ATGTCGACGCACCGCGCTGATGGAGCCACCGGCCGCCGCGCCCGACCCCCGCGCCGGCGCCGCCGCCTGGCCTGGGCCTCCGCGGTGTCGCTGACCGTCGCCACGGCCGTCGCCGCCACCCTCGTGACGCACGGCGGGGGCGACCTGCCCGGGGTGGCCGGTGTCGTCGGCGCGGCCACCGGCGCCGTCAACTCCGACGCCGGCAGCGGCCTGCCCGCCGTCGGGACGCTCGGCGCCACCGAGCAGGTGGCCGTGGTCACCACCGACAACGGCGTCAAGCGCGTCACCGGTGACGACCGCGTGGCCACCGCCATCGCCGTCTCCCGGGACAGGTTCCCCTCCGGCTTCCCGACCGCGGTGCTGGCCAGCGCGGACGACTTCGCCGACGCCCTGGCGGGCTCGGCCCTGGCCGACGCCGTCGGCGCGCCGCTGCTGCTGAGCGGGCGCGCGGGCCTCGACCCACGCGTCGCGGCCGAGCTGCGCGACCACCTGGCGAAGGGCGGCTCGGTCTACGTGCTGGGCGGGCCGAAGGCCCTGGCCCCGGCCACCGACGACGCCGTCACCGCCTCCGGCGGCGAGCCGGTGCGCCTGGCCGGCAAGGACCGCTACGCCACCGCCGCCGTCATCGCCTCGCAGGTGGCGGAGGAGAGCCCGACCGGGCAGTGCGACGCGCTGCTCGTGACCGGCCAGAGCTTCCCCGACGGTGCGGCCGCCTCCGGCGTGGTCACCGCGCACCGCCCCCTGCTCTACACGATGGGCGACGCGATGCCGTTCGCCACGCGCGCCGCCCTGGCCGCCTGCACGAAGGCCGGCAGCACCGCCACCGCCGTCGGCGGTCCCGCGGCGAAGGCCGCCCAGTCGGCCGACCTCCCCGCCGGCGTGGAGCTGGAGTCCGTGGTGGGCAAGGACCGCTTCGAGACCTCCGCCAAGCTCATGCAGCTGGCCGTCTCCGGCGAGCAGGCCGCGGCCGCGAAGGTCGAGACCACGCGCGACGCCGAGGCCGGCGACGCCTCCGAGCTCGCCGACGACGACGCCCCCGCGGACGGCGGCCAGGCGCCCGCCGCCGCCTCGCCGTCGGCGTCCGCGTCGTCGTCGTCCTCCCCGTCCTCCTCCGCCTCGGCGTCCGCGTCGGACCCGGGCCAGCAGGACGCGCAGTACGCCGCCTCGGTGCGCGCCGACGCCAGCACCGGTCCCGTGGTGCTGGCCAGCGGCGCGGACTACGCGGACGCGCTCGTCGGCGGCACCTACCACCGCCCGGTGCTGCTCACCGAGGCGAGCACGCTGCCCGACTCGGTGGCCGACGCCATCCACGCCGCGTCCTCGGACGTGCGGGGGGTGCTCGTGGTGGGCGGTCAGCGCGCGGTGTCCGACGTCACCGCCGACGACGCCGCCCAGATCGCCTCCGGCGTCGCCCCGGCCGCGGTGAAGGCCAAGCGCCCCGCGGCGTCGCCGTCGGCGAGCGCCACGGCCAGCCCGTCGAGCAGCGCGAGCCCGTCGACCAGCTCGGCGGGCACCCCGTCCGCCAGCGCGCCCGCCGGAGCGCCCGCCGGTGCGGGCGGTGGCGGCGGCGGCGCGATCACCGGCGCCGGTGCCGGCCAGTGGTTCTCCGGCGCCTCCGGCACCGGCGTCAGCGACGGGAGCTTCGCCAAGTGGCGCGGCAGCGACCTCGGCATCGTGGGCACCTGGTCGGACAACAACTCCGCGATGGTGGAGGCCTGGGCCATGCAGCCGGGCCAGGAGTTCGGCTCCTGGCAGGGCAACATCGACATCGCGGTCGGGGCCATCGGCGGCGGCGAGACGTGGCAGGCGGCCTCCACCGGCGCCTACGACGCCCGCTGGCGCCAGTCGCTCACCAAGATGAAGACGCTGTGGGGCAACAAGCCCGGCACGGTCTACATCCGCTTCGCCCACGAGATGAACGGCAACTGGTACGACTGGAGCGTCAACTCCGGCAACAAGGACGCGTTCGTGGCCAGCTGGAAGCGCTACCGCGCGCTGCAGCAGGAGATCTTCCCCAAGTCCAAGCTGGTCTTCTCGGTGAACCGCGAGTCGGTGAACTCCGGGTTCAACTGGACGCAGTCGTTCCCGGGCAAGCAGTACGTGGACGTCCTGGGCGTCGACTACTACAACCAGTACCCCTACGCAGCGAACCTGCAGGACTTCAACGGCGCGCTCGGCGCCAAGGACGGCTACGGCGCCCCGAAGGGCCTGCAGGCCCACCTCGACTTCGCCAGGAGCGTCGGGCTGCCGCTGTCGGTCAACGAGTGGTCGGGCATCTCCGAGAACGGAGACTCCCCCGGCTTCATCCAGGGCATGCACGACTTCTTCGCCAAGAACGCCGGCTCCGGCCCGGGCCAGCTGCTCTACGAGGTGCAGTTCAACTGCGACATGGGCGGCGGCAAGTTCATGCTCTACAAGGGCGGGAACATGCCCCAGTCCGCGGCCATGTACCAGAAGCTCTTCTGA
- a CDS encoding sugar transferase, producing MTISGRRQPVAGQAGTGDADVFSSHTADLRSRTQLPERRRGWQGVFLSMSAILLVADVAAWALSWMVSYHGDTLEVCMTLMVALSLAAQRLYQSHLTASVLDQLPGILVACSSAFVLTLVVVKLRWPDVLALDVFRRAVVFALAIIFFRAVALALVRYARRKRIIAHRTLVLGAGTVGAALLDRLHDHPEAGLLPVAVLDPFPIHTDKTMGVTWLGSVDDLAAVIEEQRINVVVVAFSSIREADLVEVLRTCDRLECEFFFVPRLFELQHVNGDMEQVHGMPLVRVRRAAFRTPAWKVKRAFDIAFSGALLVLAAPVMAAIAAAVRLEGGPGVLFKQVRVGLDGRPFTMLKFRSMKPVNDAEQQTQWNISNDKRVGPVGKVLRVTSLDELPQIWNVLRGDMSIVGPRPERPHFVDEFSSHIPRYTGRHRVPAGLTGLAAVHGLRGDTSISERIMLDNHYIENWSLWLDTKILLRTVGALFRHPGS from the coding sequence GTGACGATCAGCGGACGCAGACAGCCGGTTGCAGGACAGGCCGGCACGGGCGACGCGGACGTCTTCAGCAGCCACACCGCGGACCTCAGGTCCCGCACCCAGCTCCCGGAGCGCCGCCGGGGCTGGCAGGGCGTGTTCCTGTCGATGTCGGCGATCCTGCTCGTGGCGGACGTCGCCGCCTGGGCGCTGTCGTGGATGGTCAGCTACCACGGGGACACCCTCGAGGTCTGCATGACCCTGATGGTCGCCCTGTCCCTCGCGGCCCAGCGGCTGTACCAGTCCCACCTCACCGCCTCGGTGCTGGACCAGCTGCCCGGCATCCTCGTGGCCTGCTCGAGCGCCTTCGTCCTCACCCTCGTGGTGGTCAAGCTGCGCTGGCCCGACGTCCTCGCGCTGGACGTCTTCCGCCGGGCGGTGGTCTTCGCCCTGGCGATCATCTTCTTCCGCGCCGTCGCGCTGGCGCTGGTGCGGTACGCCCGCCGCAAGCGGATCATCGCCCACCGCACCCTCGTGCTGGGCGCCGGCACGGTCGGTGCCGCGCTGCTCGACCGCCTGCACGACCACCCCGAGGCCGGCCTGCTGCCGGTGGCGGTGCTGGACCCGTTCCCGATCCACACCGACAAGACCATGGGCGTGACGTGGCTCGGCTCGGTGGACGACCTGGCGGCCGTCATCGAGGAGCAGCGCATCAACGTGGTGGTGGTGGCGTTCTCCAGCATCCGCGAGGCCGACCTGGTCGAGGTGCTGCGCACCTGCGACCGCCTGGAGTGCGAGTTCTTCTTCGTGCCGCGCCTGTTCGAGCTGCAGCACGTCAACGGCGACATGGAGCAGGTCCACGGCATGCCGCTGGTGCGGGTGCGCCGCGCGGCGTTCCGCACCCCGGCGTGGAAGGTCAAGCGCGCCTTCGACATCGCCTTCTCCGGCGCGCTGCTGGTGCTCGCAGCACCGGTGATGGCCGCCATCGCCGCCGCGGTGCGCCTGGAGGGCGGACCGGGGGTGCTGTTCAAGCAGGTCCGCGTGGGCCTGGACGGGCGCCCGTTCACGATGCTGAAGTTCCGCTCGATGAAGCCCGTCAACGACGCCGAGCAGCAGACGCAGTGGAACATCAGCAACGACAAGCGCGTCGGCCCGGTGGGCAAGGTGCTGCGCGTGACGTCGCTGGACGAGCTGCCGCAGATCTGGAACGTGCTGCGCGGTGACATGTCCATCGTCGGCCCGCGCCCCGAGCGGCCCCACTTCGTGGACGAGTTCTCCTCCCACATCCCCCGCTACACCGGCCGCCACCGCGTCCCGGCGGGGCTGACCGGGCTGGCCGCGGTGCACGGGCTGCGAGGGGACACCTCGATCTCCGAGCGGATCATGCTGGACAACCACTACATCGAGAACTGGTCGCTGTGGCTGGACACCAAGATCCTGCTGCGCACCGTCGGTGCGCTGTTCCGCCACCCCGGCTCCTGA